A genomic window from Gemmatimonadaceae bacterium includes:
- a CDS encoding D-aminoacylase yields MRIKRLALLLVASVLSSSPLKTQPAPEWSVLIAGGTVVDGTGAARYRADVAINGDRIVLVSRTPLDRSRAARVIDATGLIVAPGFIDLHAHLEPLLEMPDARSHVTQGVTLALGGPDGSGPFPLAAYLDSAQRAGLGMNVGYLVGHNTVRRLAMGTANRAPTSAELARMVALIRQGMGEGAFGISTGLRYVPGYYSTTDEVVALSRAAADSGGIYTSHLREEGLGLLEGVAEAITIAREARIPVVLTHHKAVGQPMWGKSVVTLAMVDSARAAGLDVMMDQYPYTASQTGLSVLLPPWSLAGGRDSLRARLAVSALRDSIERGVVELLQTDRGGGDTRRVQFGSVSWDRSLEGKTLYDWAERRGVGPSMDAAAKLVIEGELNGGASMVYHIIDEGDVRRIMRHPQTMVASDGRLTRPGQGVPHPRAYGTFPRVLGHYVRDEGVLTLEQAVHKMTAMPAARLGLAGQRGCLAAGCAADVTLFDAATVGSPATFTDPHRYATGIPYVLVNGVPVVDGGEFTAARPGRALRRP; encoded by the coding sequence ATGCGAATAAAGCGTCTGGCGTTGCTCCTTGTCGCTTCCGTCTTGTCTTCTTCTCCACTCAAAACGCAGCCCGCGCCGGAGTGGTCGGTGCTGATTGCGGGTGGCACTGTTGTCGATGGCACGGGTGCTGCGCGATACCGCGCAGACGTCGCGATCAACGGGGACCGCATCGTCCTTGTTTCGCGGACGCCGCTCGACCGCTCACGCGCGGCGCGGGTGATCGATGCCACGGGGCTCATCGTCGCGCCGGGATTCATTGACCTGCACGCGCATCTGGAGCCACTGCTCGAGATGCCGGACGCGCGCAGCCACGTCACGCAGGGCGTGACGCTGGCGCTCGGCGGGCCGGATGGCAGCGGACCATTCCCGCTGGCGGCATACCTCGACTCGGCGCAGCGCGCGGGGCTCGGGATGAACGTCGGGTACCTCGTGGGGCACAACACGGTGCGGCGTTTGGCGATGGGTACGGCCAATCGTGCGCCGACGTCCGCCGAGCTCGCGCGGATGGTGGCGCTCATCCGGCAAGGAATGGGCGAGGGCGCCTTCGGCATCAGCACGGGCCTGCGCTATGTGCCGGGCTACTACTCCACGACGGACGAAGTCGTCGCGCTCAGTCGAGCCGCCGCAGACTCGGGTGGCATCTATACGTCGCATCTGCGCGAGGAAGGGCTCGGCTTGCTCGAGGGCGTGGCGGAGGCGATCACCATCGCGCGCGAGGCCCGCATCCCGGTGGTGCTCACGCATCACAAGGCCGTGGGTCAGCCGATGTGGGGCAAGAGTGTCGTGACGCTGGCGATGGTGGATTCGGCGCGCGCCGCCGGGCTCGACGTGATGATGGATCAGTATCCGTACACGGCGAGCCAGACCGGACTCTCGGTACTGTTGCCGCCGTGGTCCTTGGCTGGCGGGCGCGACTCGCTGCGCGCGCGGCTGGCGGTGTCGGCGCTGCGCGACAGCATCGAGCGTGGCGTGGTGGAGCTGCTGCAGACGGACCGCGGTGGCGGCGACACGCGACGCGTGCAGTTCGGTTCGGTGAGCTGGGATCGCTCGCTCGAAGGCAAGACGCTTTACGACTGGGCCGAGCGCCGCGGGGTGGGGCCGTCTATGGACGCGGCCGCCAAGCTGGTCATCGAAGGCGAGCTCAACGGCGGCGCGAGTATGGTCTACCACATCATCGACGAGGGCGACGTGCGGCGGATTATGCGTCACCCGCAGACGATGGTCGCCAGCGACGGGCGCCTCACGCGCCCCGGCCAGGGCGTGCCGCATCCGCGCGCCTACGGCACCTTCCCGCGCGTGCTCGGCCACTATGTGCGCGACGAAGGCGTCCTCACGCTCGAGCAGGCCGTGCACAAGATGACGGCGATGCCGGCGGCGCGGCTCGGACTCGCTGGGCAGCGCGGCTGCCTCGCCGCAGGCTGCGCAGCGGACGTGACGCTCTTTGACGCGGCGACGGTGGGCAGTCCGGCGACCTTCACCGATCCGCATCGCTACGCGACGGGTATTCCGTACGTGCTGGTGAACGGCGTGCCGGTGGTGGATGGCGGCGAGTTCACGGCAGCGCGTCCGGGCCGCGCGTTGCGCCGACCCTAG
- a CDS encoding serine hydrolase, which produces MRTRRRRERLLAEAALGAKGVTVLALVLALGSSVIVPRALGAQRASQRASTPYVPGVTWERRSPSAMGVDSAALASAIAFAVANEARAPRDMEESHYRSFGREPFGQGIGPFKPRGEPSGVILRGGYVIASWGEPDRVDMTHSVTKSFLSAVVGIAFDRGLVSSVDEPVWKSQAPTYRLRLQAPSEPGTHYGESQFIDPWSTPHNRSITWDHLLRQVSDWEGTLWGKPEWADRPAQDASTWTTRARVAPGSVYEYNDVRVNVLALAATNIWRRPLPEVLDEHLMSPIGASRTWRWNGYDNAWITLDGRPVQVVSGGGHWGGGMFINAWDMARFGLLTQRRGMWGERRILSEDWVRRSLTPTPAQPTYGYMNWFLNTDRKWMPSAPASAFGHVGNGTNLVFVAPEQDLVVVVRWIENRQVDEFLGKVLGAIK; this is translated from the coding sequence ATGCGCACGCGGCGCCGGCGTGAGCGTTTGCTGGCGGAGGCCGCGCTGGGCGCGAAGGGCGTCACCGTGCTGGCGCTCGTGTTGGCACTCGGTTCGAGTGTCATCGTGCCGCGTGCCTTGGGCGCACAACGCGCGTCGCAGCGCGCGAGCACGCCGTATGTGCCCGGTGTGACCTGGGAACGCCGCTCTCCTTCCGCGATGGGCGTGGACTCCGCGGCGCTGGCCTCGGCGATTGCGTTTGCGGTCGCGAATGAGGCGCGGGCTCCGCGTGATATGGAGGAGTCGCACTACCGCTCGTTCGGGCGTGAGCCCTTCGGGCAGGGCATCGGCCCCTTCAAGCCGCGCGGCGAACCCAGCGGTGTCATCCTGCGCGGTGGATATGTAATCGCGAGTTGGGGCGAGCCCGACCGCGTGGATATGACGCACAGCGTCACCAAGAGCTTCCTCTCGGCGGTAGTCGGCATCGCCTTCGACCGCGGCCTCGTGTCGTCAGTGGACGAACCGGTGTGGAAGTCGCAGGCGCCGACGTATCGGCTGCGACTGCAGGCGCCGTCGGAGCCGGGCACGCACTATGGCGAGTCGCAGTTCATCGATCCCTGGAGCACGCCGCACAATCGTTCCATCACCTGGGACCACCTGCTGCGGCAGGTGAGCGATTGGGAAGGCACGCTCTGGGGCAAGCCGGAGTGGGCGGATCGCCCGGCGCAGGACGCCAGCACTTGGACCACGCGCGCGCGCGTCGCGCCCGGCAGCGTGTACGAGTACAACGACGTGCGCGTGAACGTGCTGGCGCTCGCGGCGACGAACATCTGGCGCCGTCCGCTGCCGGAAGTGCTCGACGAGCACCTGATGTCGCCGATTGGCGCGTCACGCACCTGGCGCTGGAACGGCTACGACAATGCGTGGATCACGCTCGACGGGCGCCCGGTGCAGGTCGTGAGCGGTGGCGGCCACTGGGGCGGCGGGATGTTCATCAACGCCTGGGATATGGCGCGCTTCGGCCTGCTCACGCAGCGGCGCGGAATGTGGGGCGAGCGCCGCATTCTCTCCGAGGATTGGGTACGCCGCTCGCTCACGCCGACGCCGGCGCAGCCGACATATGGCTATATGAATTGGTTCTTGAACACGGACCGGAAGTGGATGCCGAGTGCGCCGGCGAGTGCGTTTGGGCACGTGGGGAATGGGACGAACCTTGTGTTCGTGGCTCCGGAGCAGGACTTGGTTGTGGTGGTGCGGTGGATCGAGAATCGGCAGGTGGATGAGTTTTTGGGGAAGGTGTTGGGGGCGATCAAGTAA
- a CDS encoding S9 family peptidase, producing the protein MPSLTLRRPMAALLALFAVVAPLAAQTGYQQPPAAVAQVLDAPATPTVLTSPDRSLLILLERPGLPSIAEISAPEYRLAGLRLNPRTNGPSRQFGARGLSVLPVSGGDVQRIAAALPDGAGITNANWSPNGRLMAFIVTTDDALTLWVADPAARTARQVSARRLNGVLGAPCDWMTDAEFVCTAVPNGRGAEPREPTVPSGPIIQEALSGREDRVATYQDLLKNPHDEALFEHYATSQLVRITLDGQLTDVGRPGIISGASPSPDGKWLLVTTLARPFSYSVTLNYFPTKIEVWTPDGAVARSVATRPLIERVPWGGDAAQTGPRNPSWRADVAATLTWVEALDGGDPTRTAAKRDRILALDAPFSGEPRTLIETEWRARGITWARANLAIAREGNSRQRVARVWVFDPSGRTAPRMLWERSSEDRYGDPGQFLTTRNQYGRNVLRLTADGRSVFLSGTGASPEGDRPFIDRYELANGRTQRLFRSADPYYETIVDVLDDRGERLLTRRESQTEPPNYWVRDLVRRIAPRQVTRFADPAPAFADVRREVVRYTRKDGVQLQATVYLPPGYDRARDGALPFLLWAYPREFGSADAASQVIGSPNRFTRPGGSSHLFALLQGYGVMDDPTMPIVGIDGGEPNDTYVEQLVASAEAAVDHIVGMGVADRARIAVGGHSYGAFMTANLLAHTSLFRAGIARSGAYNRTLTPFGFQGEQRSYWQAQDLYERMSPFTYADKIKTPILLIHGMADNNTGTYPIQSERMYAALKGNGGTTRYIQLPAESHGYAARESVGHTLFEMLGWLDQYVKPQRPRM; encoded by the coding sequence GTGCCCTCACTGACGCTGCGCCGGCCGATGGCCGCGCTTCTCGCCCTCTTCGCTGTCGTCGCGCCGCTCGCGGCACAGACCGGCTACCAGCAGCCGCCAGCCGCCGTCGCCCAGGTGCTCGACGCCCCGGCCACGCCGACGGTGCTGACCAGCCCCGACCGCAGCCTGCTCATCCTGCTCGAGCGTCCCGGACTGCCGAGCATCGCCGAGATCTCGGCGCCGGAGTATCGGCTCGCGGGCCTGCGGCTCAACCCGCGCACCAACGGGCCGTCGCGGCAGTTCGGGGCGCGCGGGCTCTCGGTGTTGCCGGTCAGCGGCGGCGATGTGCAGCGCATCGCGGCGGCGCTGCCTGACGGCGCCGGCATCACCAATGCCAACTGGTCGCCGAACGGCCGGCTGATGGCGTTCATCGTAACGACTGACGACGCGCTGACGCTGTGGGTCGCGGATCCTGCCGCGCGCACGGCACGGCAGGTGAGCGCGCGGCGTCTCAACGGTGTGCTGGGCGCACCCTGCGATTGGATGACTGACGCGGAGTTCGTGTGCACGGCCGTGCCGAACGGCCGCGGCGCGGAGCCGCGTGAGCCCACAGTGCCGAGCGGCCCGATCATCCAAGAAGCGCTCTCGGGGCGCGAGGACCGCGTTGCGACGTATCAGGATCTGCTCAAGAATCCGCACGACGAGGCGTTGTTCGAGCACTACGCCACCAGCCAGTTGGTACGCATCACGCTGGACGGGCAACTGACGGACGTCGGGCGCCCCGGCATCATCAGCGGCGCCTCGCCCAGCCCCGACGGCAAGTGGCTCCTCGTGACGACGCTGGCGCGACCGTTCAGCTACTCGGTGACGCTGAATTACTTCCCGACGAAGATCGAAGTGTGGACGCCGGACGGCGCGGTGGCGCGCAGCGTGGCAACACGGCCGTTGATCGAGCGCGTGCCCTGGGGTGGCGACGCCGCGCAGACTGGCCCGCGCAATCCGTCGTGGCGCGCGGACGTCGCCGCGACGCTGACCTGGGTCGAAGCGCTCGACGGCGGTGACCCGACGCGCACGGCCGCGAAGCGCGACCGCATCCTGGCGCTGGACGCGCCGTTCAGCGGTGAGCCGCGCACGCTCATCGAGACCGAGTGGCGTGCACGCGGCATCACCTGGGCGCGCGCGAATCTGGCCATCGCACGCGAGGGCAACTCGCGGCAGCGCGTCGCTCGCGTGTGGGTCTTCGACCCCAGCGGCCGCACGGCCCCTCGGATGCTCTGGGAGCGCTCGAGCGAGGATCGCTACGGCGATCCCGGGCAGTTCCTCACCACGCGCAACCAATACGGCCGCAACGTGCTGCGCCTCACCGCCGACGGCCGCTCGGTGTTCCTGAGCGGCACCGGCGCCTCGCCTGAGGGCGACCGGCCGTTCATCGACCGCTACGAGCTCGCCAACGGGCGTACGCAGCGCCTCTTCCGCTCGGCGGATCCGTACTACGAGACCATCGTGGACGTGCTCGACGACCGTGGCGAGCGCTTGCTCACGCGCCGCGAATCGCAGACCGAGCCGCCCAACTACTGGGTGCGCGACCTCGTGCGCCGCATCGCGCCGCGGCAGGTGACGCGCTTCGCCGACCCCGCGCCGGCCTTCGCCGACGTGCGCCGCGAAGTCGTGCGCTACACGCGCAAGGACGGCGTGCAACTGCAGGCGACGGTCTACCTGCCGCCGGGCTACGACCGGGCGCGCGATGGCGCGCTGCCCTTCCTGCTTTGGGCGTACCCGCGCGAGTTCGGATCGGCCGATGCCGCCTCGCAGGTGATTGGCTCGCCCAACCGCTTCACGCGGCCCGGCGGCTCGTCACACCTCTTCGCGCTGCTGCAGGGTTACGGCGTGATGGACGACCCGACGATGCCGATCGTGGGCATTGACGGCGGCGAGCCCAACGACACCTACGTGGAGCAGCTCGTGGCCAGTGCCGAGGCGGCGGTGGACCACATCGTGGGGATGGGCGTGGCCGATCGCGCGCGCATCGCCGTGGGCGGCCACTCGTACGGCGCGTTTATGACCGCCAATCTGCTGGCGCACACCTCGCTGTTCCGCGCCGGCATCGCGCGCAGCGGTGCGTATAACCGCACGCTCACGCCCTTCGGCTTCCAGGGCGAACAGCGCAGCTACTGGCAGGCGCAGGACCTGTACGAGCGGATGTCGCCGTTCACGTACGCCGACAAGATCAAGACGCCGATCCTGCTCATTCACGGGATGGCTGACAACAACACCGGCACGTATCCGATTCAGTCGGAGCGGATGTATGCGGCGCTCAAGGGCAACGGCGGCACCACGCGCTACATCCAACTGCCGGCGGAGTCGCACGGCTACGCGGCGCGCGAAAGCGTGGGACACACGCTGTTCGAGATGCTGGGCTGGCTGGACCAGTACGTGAAACCGCAGCGTCCGCGGATGTAG
- a CDS encoding carbohydrate binding family 9 domain-containing protein: MLRPAAALAILLLGTIAPRAAAQSGPERVPRVRTTAQDIRLDGILDEPDYALADSIWEFRQKEPVEGAAPSERTVVRLLATPKGLVVGWWVYDRNPQGIVRTQLRRDAPLRSDDYVSMVIDGLSDRRSGFFFRTNANGAMWDGEHISFEVGNEEWDGVWDVRTQITADGWTAEMLIPWATLRYPKDVSQMGMNFRRFLPRTNEELLWRAWRRTEGLRFLEREGTIAGFENLPRRARAELRPYVLGQAAPAERSFGAGGATGIVREANAFGRAGLDVKVPVTNTITADLTANPDFAQADVDRQIVNLTRFPLFFPERRWFFTEGAGVFAFGREQQTQMFYSRRIGLGADGTPQTIPLGARIQGRAGAYQLGVLYAETRSRDDVRDAVLRLRRDVLGRGYVGVMGNYSDRDSRPGSAAGGVDFALPWILRGTDNFVVLGNAAWSRDSIGGATGGHYRIVADYPNDHADIVVRYDRVEQGYDPALGFVLQRGIHRLGGSTAITPRPKDARVIRRWEFNLLSYDVVWADSGALDNARMSVRPLGAQFQSGDRLELNLHRVFDAPATSFVLLPGTSVPAGEYWWSRTELAYRGANVRAVVPTVALEWGTFYRGERFDLRTSLLARVQPHYEFTLEFELNAVDLPTDSFVAHTGRLRADYAINPRLMLTGFAQFDDQSDRAALNARLRWTPSPGSDLFIVWNSVWPTVPEGAFAVLRPQRGALVLKYTQYLRI, from the coding sequence ATGCTCCGACCCGCCGCCGCGCTGGCGATCCTGCTCCTTGGCACCATCGCCCCGCGCGCCGCGGCCCAGTCTGGCCCCGAGCGCGTGCCGCGCGTGCGCACCACCGCGCAGGATATCCGCCTGGACGGCATCCTCGACGAGCCGGACTACGCGCTGGCCGACTCGATCTGGGAGTTCCGGCAGAAGGAGCCGGTCGAGGGCGCCGCCCCCAGCGAACGCACCGTCGTGCGCCTGCTCGCCACGCCCAAGGGCTTGGTGGTGGGCTGGTGGGTGTACGACCGCAACCCACAGGGCATCGTGCGCACGCAGTTGCGGCGCGACGCGCCCCTGCGCTCGGACGACTACGTGTCGATGGTGATCGACGGACTCTCGGACCGCCGCAGCGGATTCTTCTTCCGCACCAACGCCAACGGCGCGATGTGGGATGGCGAGCACATCTCCTTCGAAGTCGGCAACGAGGAGTGGGACGGCGTCTGGGACGTGCGGACGCAGATCACTGCCGACGGCTGGACGGCGGAGATGCTCATCCCCTGGGCGACGCTGCGTTACCCGAAGGACGTATCGCAGATGGGGATGAATTTCCGGCGCTTCCTGCCGCGCACGAACGAGGAACTGCTCTGGCGTGCCTGGCGCCGTACGGAAGGACTGCGCTTTCTCGAGCGCGAAGGGACAATCGCCGGCTTCGAGAACCTGCCCCGCCGGGCGCGCGCTGAGCTGCGGCCGTACGTGCTGGGGCAGGCCGCACCCGCCGAGCGCAGCTTCGGCGCCGGCGGCGCGACCGGCATCGTGCGCGAGGCGAACGCGTTCGGGCGCGCGGGCCTCGACGTGAAGGTGCCGGTGACGAATACGATCACCGCCGATCTCACGGCGAACCCCGACTTCGCGCAGGCCGACGTCGACCGCCAGATCGTGAACCTCACGCGCTTCCCGCTGTTCTTTCCCGAGCGTCGCTGGTTCTTCACGGAAGGGGCAGGCGTGTTCGCCTTCGGCCGCGAACAGCAGACGCAGATGTTCTACTCGCGGCGCATCGGCCTCGGCGCCGACGGCACGCCGCAGACGATTCCCTTGGGCGCGCGCATCCAAGGCCGGGCTGGTGCCTACCAACTCGGCGTGCTCTACGCCGAGACGCGCAGCCGCGACGACGTGCGCGATGCGGTGCTGCGCCTGCGCCGCGACGTGCTGGGCCGCGGGTACGTCGGCGTGATGGGCAACTACAGCGACCGCGACTCGCGACCGGGCTCGGCCGCCGGCGGCGTGGACTTCGCCCTGCCGTGGATCTTGCGTGGCACGGACAACTTCGTGGTGCTCGGCAATGCCGCGTGGAGCCGCGATTCGATTGGCGGCGCGACCGGCGGGCATTATCGCATTGTTGCGGATTACCCGAACGATCACGCCGACATCGTCGTGCGCTACGATCGCGTGGAGCAGGGCTACGATCCGGCGCTGGGCTTCGTGTTGCAACGCGGCATCCACCGGCTCGGCGGAAGCACCGCCATCACGCCGCGCCCCAAGGACGCGCGCGTGATCCGGCGCTGGGAGTTCAATCTATTGAGCTATGACGTGGTCTGGGCCGACAGCGGCGCGCTGGACAACGCGCGGATGAGCGTGCGCCCACTCGGCGCGCAGTTCCAGAGCGGTGACCGCCTGGAGCTGAACCTGCACCGCGTGTTCGACGCGCCGGCCACAAGCTTCGTCCTGCTGCCGGGGACCAGCGTGCCGGCTGGCGAGTATTGGTGGTCGCGCACGGAGCTGGCGTATCGCGGCGCCAACGTGCGCGCGGTGGTGCCGACCGTGGCGCTCGAGTGGGGGACGTTCTACCGCGGCGAGCGCTTCGATCTGCGCACCAGCCTGCTGGCGCGGGTGCAGCCGCATTACGAGTTCACATTGGAGTTTGAGCTCAATGCGGTGGACCTGCCGACGGACAGCTTCGTGGCGCACACGGGGCGCCTGCGTGCGGACTATGCCATCAATCCGCGGCTGATGCTCACGGGCTTCGCGCAGTTCGACGACCAATCCGACCGCGCCGCACTCAACGCGCGGCTGCGCTGGACGCCGTCGCCAGGCAGCGACCTGTTCATCGTCTGGAACTCGGTGTGGCCCACCGTGCCAGAGGGCGCCTTCGCTGTGCTGCGGCCACAGCGGGGCGCCCTCGTGCTGAAGTACACGCAGTACTTGCGAATCTAA
- a CDS encoding peptidase dimerization domain-containing protein yields MIRFARRALVAVAALALGSATLAAQQSAADSARLERLKAEALTRVEGRAKLVQEIIDHLFSFSELGMQEFETQRYLTGLLEQNGFQITRGYAGMPSAWVARWVSPAGARPVITLGSDVDGIPQSNNKPGVAFLDPLVAGAPGHGEGHNTGQAVNIAAALSVKELMIRDRIPGTLVIWPGIAEEQMAGKAFLVREGLFRDADVALFTHVGNGLGVSWGQSGQSALVSAIFRFRGTSAHAAGAPWRGRSALDAAMLMGTGWEYQREHNELPTRSHYVILDGGDQPNVVPPTASIWFYFRERDYPRTMALFEAGKRIARGAAMMANVELDTVMVVGSGWSGHFNKTIAEVTYENIKRVGMPEWSEADQELARGLQRELGGNPRGLSTAVEFTLQGPVAESQRMGGGSDDIGDVSWNLPTVTLRYPSNIPGLPGHNWSSSIASATPIAHKGALAGAKVQALTLLDILLRPQVVADAWQYFREVQTKDIQYTPFISPTDQPPIWMNADIMARYKPELQKHYYDARRYRTYLEQLGIRYPTTRETPRPNMNDNDQ; encoded by the coding sequence ATGATCCGCTTCGCTCGTCGCGCCCTCGTGGCCGTCGCCGCCCTCGCGCTCGGCAGCGCCACGCTTGCGGCCCAGCAGTCGGCCGCCGACTCCGCCCGCCTCGAACGTCTCAAGGCCGAGGCCCTCACCCGCGTCGAAGGGCGCGCCAAGCTGGTGCAGGAAATCATCGACCATCTGTTCTCGTTCTCCGAGCTCGGGATGCAGGAGTTCGAGACGCAGCGCTACCTCACCGGCCTGCTCGAGCAGAACGGCTTCCAGATCACCCGCGGCTACGCCGGAATGCCCAGCGCCTGGGTGGCCCGCTGGGTGAGCCCCGCCGGCGCACGGCCGGTGATCACGCTCGGATCCGACGTGGACGGCATTCCGCAATCGAACAACAAGCCGGGCGTGGCCTTCCTCGATCCGCTCGTCGCCGGCGCACCGGGCCACGGCGAAGGCCACAACACGGGTCAGGCGGTGAACATCGCCGCCGCGCTCTCGGTGAAGGAGCTGATGATCCGCGACCGCATCCCGGGCACGCTGGTGATCTGGCCCGGCATCGCCGAGGAGCAGATGGCCGGCAAGGCCTTCCTCGTGCGCGAAGGGCTCTTCCGCGATGCCGACGTTGCGCTGTTCACGCACGTGGGCAACGGCCTCGGCGTCAGCTGGGGGCAGAGCGGACAGTCGGCATTGGTCTCGGCGATCTTCCGCTTCCGCGGCACCAGCGCGCACGCCGCCGGTGCGCCGTGGCGCGGTCGGTCGGCGCTCGACGCCGCGATGCTGATGGGCACCGGCTGGGAATACCAGCGCGAGCACAATGAGCTGCCCACGCGCTCGCACTACGTGATCCTCGACGGCGGCGACCAGCCGAACGTCGTGCCGCCGACGGCGAGCATCTGGTTTTACTTCCGCGAACGCGACTACCCGCGCACGATGGCGCTGTTCGAAGCCGGCAAGCGCATCGCCCGCGGCGCGGCGATGATGGCCAACGTCGAGCTCGACACGGTGATGGTCGTCGGCTCCGGCTGGAGCGGGCACTTCAACAAGACCATCGCCGAGGTCACCTACGAGAACATCAAGCGCGTCGGGATGCCGGAGTGGAGCGAGGCCGACCAGGAGCTGGCGCGCGGCCTGCAACGCGAGCTCGGCGGCAATCCGCGCGGCCTCTCGACGGCGGTGGAGTTCACGCTGCAGGGCCCCGTGGCCGAGAGCCAGCGGATGGGCGGCGGCTCCGACGACATCGGGGACGTGAGCTGGAACCTGCCGACCGTGACGCTGCGCTACCCGAGCAACATCCCCGGCCTGCCGGGCCACAACTGGTCCAGCTCCATCGCCTCGGCCACGCCGATCGCGCACAAGGGCGCGCTGGCCGGCGCCAAGGTGCAGGCGCTCACGCTCCTCGACATCCTGCTGCGCCCGCAGGTCGTCGCCGATGCCTGGCAGTACTTCCGCGAAGTGCAGACCAAGGACATCCAGTACACGCCGTTCATCTCGCCGACCGACCAGCCGCCCATCTGGATGAACGCCGACATTATGGCGCGCTACAAGCCCGAGTTGCAGAAGCATTACTACGACGCGCGCCGTTATCGCACGTACCTCGAGCAGCTCGGCATTCGGTATCCGACCACGCGCGAGACGCCGCGCCCGAATATGAACGACAACGACCAGTAA